One window from the genome of Oryza glaberrima chromosome 3, OglaRS2, whole genome shotgun sequence encodes:
- the LOC127767728 gene encoding ATP-dependent Clp protease ATP-binding subunit CLPT1, chloroplastic-like: MATAAQAAAAAFLSFLSSSPHHTAPSSSVSFLAARVLPASLRAAAAGSPTSASRSRGRGVAAVVAQLPTANPEVASGEKKIRWSSRAVRSFAMAELEARKMRYPTTGTEGLLMGILVEGTSDAAKLLRANGITLLKVREEAANVLGKSEMFYFSPMHPPLTEAAQRALDWAINEKLKSGEDGEVTANHLLLGIWSDKESAGHKVLASLGFDDERANSLAKTAGEEAAMSPR; encoded by the exons ATGGCGACCGCcgcccaggccgccgccgcggcgttcctctccttcctctcctcctccccgcaccACACCGCGCCCTCATCCTCCGTCTCCTTCCTGGCAGCCCGTGTGCTGCCCGCCTCCCTCAGGGCCGCTGCCGCGGGGTCCCCAACTTCCGCCTCCCGCTCCCGGGGCCGAGGTGTCGCGGCCGTCGTCGCTCAGCTCCCCACCGC GAATCCAGAGGTGGCTTCTGGGGAGAAGAAGATCCG GTGGTCATCACGAGCGGTGAGGTCATTTGCAATGGCGGAGCTGGAGGCTCGGAAGATGAGGTACCCAACCACTGGCACTGAAGGACTCCTCATGGGCATCCTTGTCGAGG GAACTAGTGATGCAGCAAAACTTTTGCGTGCTAATGGAATTACGCTGCTCAAAGTGCGCGAGGAGGCAGCAAATGTGCTTGGGAAATCAGAAATGTTCTACTTTAGTCCTATGCACCCACCATTGACTGAAGCTGCACAACGAGCACTTGATTGGGCTATCAATGAAAAACTGAAATCAG GTGAAGATGGAGAAGTAACCGCCAATCATCTGCTCCTGGGGATATGGTCAGATAAAGAGTCAGCTGGTCATAAAGTATTGGCTTCCCTTGGTTTTGATGATGAGAGAGCCAATTCACTGGCCAAAACG GCTGGTGAAGAGGCTGCTATGAGTCCTAGATAG